One window of Fusobacterium polymorphum genomic DNA carries:
- the nhaC gene encoding Na+/H+ antiporter NhaC: MSKEKVKPSLFVAILPFIFLIIFMLLGTLVFGSPAQIPLILGIAITCIIGHFLGYSYQEIEDSMIETNKMGLQANFIMLIVGCLIGSWIVGGVVPGMIYYGLKLFTPRIFLIILPVMCAIISVSTGSAWTTAGTMGTAAMGIGVGMGIPAPLVAGAVVSGASFGDKLSPLSDSTNLAAATAEAGLFDHVRHMLKTTIPSFLIALLIFAFLGRNFGSANIDNHAIENITTTIANNFKITPLIFIPPIIIIVVIFLKVPPVPGMLIGTLAGVGMCFYQGVDLTTILAALYEGPSIETGNAIVDKLLNRGGLLFMMETISLVMCALAFGGAIKSIGCIDTIIEAVLKHLRRRGSIITSNVLMCILCNFAAADQYMSIVIPGQMYKKVYKKLNLAPENLSRTLEDAGTLTSGLVPWSTCGAVYLATLGVSAFQYGRYHILGLVNPIVAIIYAYFLICLNPLDKSKPIKDRLTDEDLKEL; the protein is encoded by the coding sequence ATGTCAAAAGAAAAAGTTAAGCCATCACTTTTTGTAGCAATATTGCCATTTATTTTTCTAATTATATTTATGTTACTGGGAACTTTAGTCTTTGGTTCTCCTGCTCAAATTCCATTGATTTTAGGAATTGCAATTACCTGTATTATAGGACATTTTTTAGGCTACTCCTATCAAGAAATTGAAGATTCTATGATAGAAACTAATAAAATGGGGCTACAAGCTAATTTTATTATGTTGATTGTAGGTTGTTTAATTGGTTCTTGGATAGTAGGTGGAGTTGTTCCAGGTATGATATATTATGGTTTAAAATTATTTACACCTAGAATATTTCTAATTATCTTACCTGTTATGTGTGCAATAATAAGTGTGTCAACTGGAAGTGCATGGACAACTGCTGGTACAATGGGAACTGCTGCTATGGGAATTGGAGTAGGAATGGGTATCCCTGCACCATTAGTTGCAGGTGCTGTTGTAAGTGGAGCCTCTTTTGGAGATAAACTATCACCACTTTCTGATAGTACAAACCTTGCTGCTGCCACAGCAGAAGCAGGATTATTTGACCACGTAAGACATATGTTAAAAACAACCATTCCAAGTTTTTTAATTGCTCTACTAATATTTGCTTTTTTAGGTAGAAATTTTGGAAGTGCTAATATAGATAACCATGCAATAGAAAATATTACAACAACAATAGCTAATAATTTTAAGATTACTCCTTTAATATTTATTCCACCAATTATAATAATAGTTGTAATATTTTTAAAAGTTCCTCCTGTTCCAGGAATGTTGATTGGTACTCTTGCAGGTGTAGGAATGTGTTTCTATCAAGGTGTAGACTTAACAACTATACTTGCTGCATTATATGAAGGACCTAGTATAGAAACTGGCAATGCCATTGTTGATAAATTACTAAATAGAGGTGGCTTACTTTTCATGATGGAAACTATCTCTCTTGTAATGTGTGCTTTAGCATTTGGTGGTGCTATAAAATCAATAGGTTGTATTGACACAATAATTGAGGCTGTTTTAAAACACTTAAGAAGAAGAGGTTCAATAATTACTTCAAATGTTCTTATGTGTATTTTATGTAATTTTGCAGCAGCAGATCAATATATGTCAATAGTCATTCCAGGGCAAATGTATAAGAAAGTCTATAAAAAATTAAATCTTGCTCCTGAAAATCTATCAAGAACTCTTGAAGATGCTGGAACATTAACATCTGGGCTTGTTCCTTGGTCTACTTGTGGAGCTGTTTATTTAGCAACTCTAGGAGTAAGTGCTTTCCAATATGGAAGATACCATATTTTAGGTTTAGTAAATCCAATAGTAGCTATAATTTATGCTTATTTCTTAATTTGTTTAAATCCTCTTGATAAATCAAAACCAATAAAAGATAGATTGACAGATGAAGATTTAAAAGAATTATAA
- a CDS encoding phosphoribosyltransferase family protein, with protein MKTYTLHVAGLTRELPIIKLSYDLSIASFVILGDTEIVKKTAPMIAKKLPEVDFVVTAEAKGIPLAYEISKILNLNEYIVARKSIKAYMEEPIEVEVNSITTTNSQKLYLNNQDVNKIKGKRVALIDDVISTGQSLKALERLVEKAGANVVAKAAILAEGDAKDRKDIIFLEALPTF; from the coding sequence ATGAAAACTTACACTTTACATGTTGCTGGACTTACAAGAGAACTACCTATAATAAAACTTTCTTATGATCTATCAATAGCTAGTTTTGTTATCTTGGGGGATACTGAAATTGTTAAAAAGACAGCTCCTATGATAGCTAAAAAATTACCAGAGGTTGACTTTGTAGTAACTGCTGAAGCAAAAGGTATTCCATTGGCTTATGAAATATCTAAAATTTTAAATTTAAATGAATATATTGTTGCTAGAAAAAGTATAAAAGCATATATGGAAGAACCTATTGAAGTTGAAGTTAATTCTATAACAACAACTAATTCTCAAAAATTATATTTAAACAATCAAGATGTTAACAAAATTAAAGGAAAAAGAGTTGCATTAATTGATGATGTCATTTCAACTGGACAATCTTTAAAAGCACTTGAAAGACTAGTAGAAAAAGCTGGAGCAAATGTTGTGGCAAAGGCTGCTATACTTGCAGAAGGAGATGCTAAAGATAGAAAGGATATTATCTTCCTTGAAGCATTACCAACATTCTAA
- a CDS encoding NCS2 family permease, with protein MTVNDVLAALGVVLNGIPQALLAATYGFASIPTAFGFIVGAVACLLYGSAIPISFQAETIALAGMLGKDIRERLSIILFSGLAMVILGLTGTLSTIVNFAGSTIINAMMAGVGIMLTRIALSGLKESRIVTASSIVSAFITYFFFGQNLVYTIVACVIFSSLIANIFKINFGGGIIENYKKIEIKKPIINLNVIRGALALACLTIGANIAFGNITASMTGKYEANIDLLTIYSGLADAVSSLFGGGPVEAIISATAAAPNPLTSGVLMMAIMAVILFFGLLPKISKYIPGHSVHGFLFILGAIVTVPTNASLAFSGGTPQDYVVAATAMTVTAANDPFIGLLVALVVKYIFVFIG; from the coding sequence ATGACAGTTAATGATGTACTTGCAGCTTTGGGTGTTGTATTGAATGGTATTCCACAAGCTCTTTTAGCTGCTACTTATGGTTTTGCTTCAATACCAACTGCTTTTGGTTTTATTGTTGGTGCTGTGGCTTGTTTATTATATGGTTCTGCTATTCCTATTTCATTCCAAGCAGAAACAATAGCTCTTGCAGGAATGTTAGGAAAGGATATTAGAGAAAGGCTTTCAATAATATTATTTTCTGGTTTAGCTATGGTTATATTAGGACTCACAGGAACTTTATCCACAATAGTCAATTTTGCTGGTTCAACTATCATCAACGCAATGATGGCAGGAGTTGGAATAATGTTGACTAGAATAGCTTTATCTGGTTTAAAAGAAAGTAGGATTGTTACTGCTAGCTCTATTGTATCTGCTTTTATAACTTATTTTTTCTTTGGACAAAATTTAGTTTACACTATTGTAGCTTGTGTAATTTTTTCAAGTTTAATTGCCAATATTTTTAAAATTAATTTTGGTGGTGGAATTATTGAAAACTATAAAAAAATCGAAATAAAAAAACCTATTATAAATTTGAATGTTATTCGAGGAGCTCTGGCTCTTGCATGTTTGACTATTGGAGCGAATATAGCTTTTGGAAATATAACAGCTTCTATGACTGGAAAATATGAAGCTAATATAGACCTTTTAACTATCTATTCTGGGCTTGCTGATGCAGTTTCTTCACTTTTTGGTGGTGGACCAGTTGAAGCTATTATATCTGCTACTGCTGCTGCACCAAACCCTTTAACTAGTGGAGTTTTAATGATGGCTATAATGGCAGTTATTTTATTCTTTGGTTTACTACCTAAAATTAGTAAATATATTCCTGGACATTCTGTTCATGGTTTCTTATTTATTTTGGGAGCTATAGTAACTGTTCCTACAAATGCTTCTCTTGCTTTTTCAGGAGGAACACCTCAAGATTATGTTGTTGCTGCAACTGCTATGACAGTTACTGCTGCTAATGACCCATTTATAGGTTTACTTGTGGCATTAGTTGTAAAATATATTTTTGTCTTTATTGGATAA
- a CDS encoding cobyric acid synthase — translation MKKHKNIMIQGTGSSVGKTLIVAGLCRVFAQDGYRVSPFKSQNMALNSFVDIEGLELSRGTVIQAEAGYEIPRAFMNPILLKPNSDNNSQVIINGKVVYTADAKNYFSHSKELKKIALETYKNNIENNFDIAVLEGGGSPAEINLREYDLVNMGMAELVDSPVILVGNIDIGGVFASIYGTVMLLDENDRKRIKGYIINKFRGDSDLLKPAIEILDKRFKDEGLDIKFLGVLPYADLKIEEEDSLSDEDKRVYLDDKEYINISIIKTKKMSNFTDFHAFKQYDDVRVRYIYDVKDLGDEDIIIFPGSKNTITDLEDLKEKGIFERVKELKEKGKIIIGICGGLQMLGKKIYDPKHLESDILETDGFNFFDYETTFDEIKKTEQVTKKIETTEGILKDFNDYEIKGYEIHQGITNISSPIICKDNVFATYIHGIFDNSKFTNDLLNMIRRKKSMSEQKEALSFNEFKEREYDKLAKLLRENLDMQEIYKILN, via the coding sequence ATGAAAAAGCATAAAAATATAATGATACAAGGAACAGGCTCATCTGTTGGAAAAACTTTAATAGTTGCAGGTCTATGCAGAGTGTTTGCACAAGATGGATACAGAGTTTCACCTTTTAAATCACAAAATATGGCACTTAATTCTTTTGTAGACATTGAGGGTTTGGAATTAAGTAGAGGGACAGTTATTCAGGCAGAAGCAGGCTATGAAATTCCAAGAGCTTTTATGAATCCAATTTTATTAAAACCTAATTCTGATAATAATTCACAAGTGATAATAAATGGAAAAGTTGTATATACGGCTGATGCAAAAAATTATTTTTCACACTCAAAGGAATTAAAAAAAATAGCTTTAGAAACTTACAAAAATAATATAGAAAATAATTTTGATATTGCTGTTTTAGAGGGTGGTGGAAGCCCAGCTGAGATAAATTTAAGGGAATATGATTTAGTAAATATGGGTATGGCAGAGCTTGTTGATAGTCCAGTTATATTAGTTGGAAATATAGACATAGGTGGGGTGTTTGCTTCAATCTATGGAACAGTGATGTTATTAGATGAAAATGATAGAAAGAGAATAAAAGGCTATATTATCAATAAATTTAGAGGAGATAGTGATTTATTAAAACCCGCTATTGAAATTTTAGATAAAAGATTTAAAGATGAGGGCTTGGATATAAAATTTTTAGGAGTTTTACCTTATGCAGATTTAAAGATAGAAGAAGAGGATAGTTTGTCAGATGAAGATAAAAGAGTTTATTTAGATGATAAGGAATATATAAATATCTCTATTATTAAAACTAAAAAGATGTCAAATTTTACAGATTTTCATGCTTTTAAACAATATGATGATGTAAGAGTAAGATATATTTATGATGTTAAGGATTTAGGAGATGAAGATATAATTATTTTCCCTGGAAGTAAAAATACTATAACAGATTTGGAAGATTTAAAGGAAAAAGGTATTTTTGAGAGAGTAAAGGAGTTAAAAGAAAAAGGTAAAATTATTATTGGAATCTGTGGAGGCTTGCAGATGTTAGGGAAGAAAATCTATGACCCCAAACATTTAGAAAGTGACATTTTAGAAACAGATGGTTTTAATTTCTTTGATTATGAAACTACTTTTGATGAGATTAAAAAGACTGAACAAGTCACAAAAAAGATAGAAACTACAGAAGGAATTTTAAAAGATTTTAATGACTATGAAATAAAGGGTTATGAGATACATCAAGGAATAACAAATATTTCAAGTCCTATAATCTGTAAAGATAATGTTTTTGCTACTTATATCCATGGAATATTTGATAATTCAAAGTTTACTAATGATTTGTTAAATATGATTAGAAGAAAAAAATCTATGTCTGAACAAAAAGAAGCATTATCTTTTAATGAATTTAAAGAGAGAGAATATGATAAGTTAGCAAAATTATTGAGAGAAAATTTAGATATGCAAGAAATATATAAAATCTTAAATTAA
- a CDS encoding alanine/glycine:cation symporter family protein, which yields MESIYKIVDSVNGLLWGKNILVFMLIGAAIYFSFKTKFMQFRLFHKIIKVLFKNEKGKHGVSSLETFFLGTACRVGAGNIAGVVAAISVGGPGAIFWMWLVAMLGSATAFIESSLAVIYRKKEKDGSFTGGTPFIIEKRLNMRWLGIVYALASVVCYFGVTQVMSNSITSSITSVYTWGADNKFLNLQNISSIAVAFMVAYVIFFSKSKKDSIIESLNKIVPFMAIIYVVAVIYILVTNLTNIPAMIGTIFSQAFGTNEVLGGTFGAVVMNGVRRGLFSNEAGSGNSNYAAAAVHIDIPAKQGMVQAFGVFIDTLVICSATAFIVLLAPESTISGLSGMGLFQAAMTYHLDGLGAPFVVVLMFFFCVSTILAVAFYGRSAVNFIHESKYLNIAYQAILILMIYIGGIKQDMFIWSLADFGLGIMTVINILVIIPIAKPALDSLRSYEKELK from the coding sequence ATGGAAAGTATTTATAAAATCGTTGATAGTGTCAATGGTTTGCTATGGGGAAAAAATATTTTAGTTTTTATGTTGATAGGAGCAGCTATATATTTTTCCTTTAAAACTAAATTTATGCAATTTAGATTGTTTCATAAGATAATAAAAGTCTTATTTAAAAATGAAAAAGGTAAACATGGAGTTAGTTCATTAGAAACATTTTTCTTAGGAACAGCTTGTAGAGTTGGAGCAGGTAATATTGCAGGAGTGGTTGCAGCAATATCAGTTGGAGGACCAGGAGCAATATTTTGGATGTGGCTTGTTGCAATGCTAGGTTCAGCAACAGCTTTTATTGAATCAAGCCTTGCAGTAATATATAGAAAAAAAGAAAAAGATGGCTCTTTTACAGGTGGAACACCATTTATTATTGAAAAAAGATTGAATATGAGATGGTTAGGAATTGTCTATGCACTAGCTTCAGTGGTCTGTTATTTTGGGGTAACTCAAGTAATGTCTAACTCAATAACAAGCTCAATAACAAGTGTTTATACTTGGGGAGCAGATAATAAGTTTTTAAATTTACAAAATATTTCATCAATAGCAGTAGCTTTTATGGTTGCTTATGTTATATTTTTTAGTAAATCAAAAAAAGATTCTATTATAGAATCATTAAATAAAATAGTTCCATTTATGGCTATTATCTATGTTGTAGCAGTTATCTATATTTTAGTCACAAATTTAACTAATATACCTGCTATGATAGGAACTATCTTTTCACAAGCTTTTGGAACTAATGAAGTTTTAGGTGGAACATTTGGAGCAGTTGTAATGAATGGTGTTAGAAGAGGTCTTTTCTCAAATGAAGCAGGAAGTGGAAATTCTAACTATGCAGCTGCAGCAGTTCATATAGATATACCTGCAAAACAAGGTATGGTACAAGCTTTTGGAGTATTTATAGATACTTTAGTTATATGTAGTGCAACAGCCTTTATAGTCTTACTTGCTCCTGAAAGTACAATATCAGGACTATCTGGAATGGGGCTTTTCCAAGCAGCTATGACATATCATTTAGATGGTTTAGGAGCTCCTTTTGTAGTAGTTTTAATGTTCTTCTTTTGTGTAAGTACAATACTTGCAGTTGCATTCTATGGAAGAAGTGCAGTAAATTTTATACATGAAAGTAAATATTTAAATATAGCTTATCAAGCTATTTTAATTTTAATGATATATATTGGTGGAATAAAACAAGATATGTTTATCTGGTCATTGGCAGATTTTGGATTGGGTATAATGACAGTTATAAATATTTTAGTTATAATTCCTATTGCTAAACCAGCACTTGATTCATTAAGAAGTTATGAAAAAGAATTGAAATAG
- a CDS encoding HD domain-containing protein, with the protein MGVKVVKDLVYSYIEIDESVQKLIDTASFQRLKRIKQLSSSYIFPSTNHTRYEHSIGVMHLACNFFEVLEKDFRKYGLSEDRISFLRLHVKLAGLLHDVGHPPFSHLGEKFLDKNEIITCIKNEYSHLVDIDKTFYNNGKLMGKEHELLSCYCILRKFYKILKEEIDENIDVAFICRCIIGNTYPDSENWDKNICVRIISSDSIDVDKLDYLTRDNHMTGEIAPKMDIKRLLACLTITENKELKYVAKAIPAVQTVVDSRDILYLWVYHHHISIYTDYIIGRILKRCMTLYDEHRGQALEEMNREEYFSPKAITDYLITDDDIYSHLRKIYVLSLERKTDDFNTITIKQIFERDFLKPLWKTIYEYKDFEKNLVDKKIIKSYDELEDILRNEKSIEDITNTLLKKLNLKEGEVFIITKYNKFYNSNKEAPISLLLNGEERKLSDLLPQKEFGKFHTMAFFVFAPKKYKEEAKEIVVEELQKISQA; encoded by the coding sequence ATGGGAGTAAAAGTTGTTAAAGACTTAGTATATAGCTATATAGAAATAGATGAATCGGTACAAAAGTTAATAGACACTGCTTCATTTCAAAGGCTAAAAAGAATAAAACAGTTATCTAGTTCATATATATTCCCTTCAACAAACCATACAAGGTATGAACATTCAATAGGAGTTATGCACTTGGCTTGTAACTTTTTTGAAGTTTTAGAAAAAGATTTTAGAAAATATGGTTTATCCGAAGACAGAATTTCTTTTTTAAGATTACATGTAAAATTAGCTGGTCTTTTACATGATGTAGGCCATCCACCATTTTCTCATTTAGGAGAAAAATTTTTAGATAAAAATGAAATTATTACTTGTATAAAAAATGAATATTCTCATTTAGTTGATATAGATAAAACCTTTTATAACAATGGTAAATTAATGGGTAAAGAGCATGAGCTTTTATCTTGTTATTGTATTTTAAGAAAATTCTATAAGATATTAAAAGAAGAAATTGATGAAAATATAGATGTAGCTTTTATTTGTAGATGTATTATAGGGAATACTTATCCTGACTCTGAAAATTGGGATAAAAATATTTGTGTTAGAATAATCAGTTCAGACTCAATAGATGTAGATAAATTAGATTATTTGACAAGGGATAATCATATGACAGGTGAAATAGCACCTAAAATGGATATAAAGAGATTGCTTGCCTGTCTTACAATCACTGAAAATAAAGAATTGAAATATGTAGCAAAGGCTATACCAGCTGTACAAACAGTTGTAGATTCAAGAGATATATTATATCTTTGGGTTTATCATCATCATATTTCTATTTATACAGACTACATTATAGGTAGAATTTTAAAAAGATGTATGACTTTATATGATGAACATAGAGGGCAAGCACTTGAAGAAATGAATAGAGAAGAATATTTTTCTCCAAAGGCAATAACAGATTACTTAATAACAGATGACGATATATATTCACATTTAAGAAAAATTTATGTTTTATCTTTAGAAAGAAAAACGGATGATTTTAATACAATAACTATTAAACAAATATTTGAAAGAGATTTTTTGAAACCTCTTTGGAAAACTATATATGAGTATAAAGATTTTGAAAAAAATCTGGTTGACAAAAAGATAATAAAATCATATGATGAACTAGAAGATATTTTGAGAAATGAAAAGAGTATTGAGGATATTACAAATACTCTTCTAAAAAAATTAAATTTAAAAGAAGGGGAAGTATTTATAATAACTAAGTATAATAAATTCTATAATTCTAACAAAGAAGCACCAATTTCTCTTTTGTTAAATGGAGAAGAAAGAAAGTTATCTGATTTATTACCACAAAAGGAATTTGGAAAGTTTCATACTATGGCTTTCTTTGTATTTGCTCCTAAAAAATATAAAGAAGAAGCTAAAGAAATTGTTGTAGAAGAATTGCAAAAAATATCTCAAGCATAG
- a CDS encoding TlpA family protein disulfide reductase — protein sequence MRFKSKLVLVLVFIIISFSAFAAKSNKKEDVKMPNIVLYDQYGKKHNIEEYKGKVVVINFWATWCGYCVQEMPEFEKVYKEFGSNKKDVIILGVAGPKSKENQNNVDVEKDKVISFLKKKNITYPTLMDETGKSFDDYKVRALPMTYVINKDGYLEGFVSGAITSEQLRKAVNETLKKK from the coding sequence ATGAGATTTAAAAGTAAATTGGTTTTAGTATTAGTTTTTATAATTATTTCATTTTCAGCTTTTGCTGCAAAATCAAATAAAAAAGAAGATGTAAAAATGCCTAATATTGTTTTATATGACCAATATGGTAAAAAGCATAATATAGAAGAATATAAAGGAAAGGTTGTTGTAATAAATTTCTGGGCAACTTGGTGTGGATACTGTGTTCAAGAAATGCCAGAATTTGAAAAAGTATACAAAGAATTTGGTTCAAATAAAAAGGATGTAATAATCTTAGGAGTTGCAGGACCTAAATCTAAGGAAAATCAAAATAATGTTGATGTTGAAAAAGATAAGGTTATTTCATTTTTAAAGAAAAAAAATATTACATACCCAACTTTAATGGATGAAACAGGAAAATCTTTTGATGACTATAAAGTTAGAGCTTTACCAATGACTTATGTTATAAATAAAGATGGTTATTTAGAAGGTTTTGTGAGCGGTGCTATCACCTCTGAACAATTAAGAAAAGCAGTAAATGAAACTTTAAAGAAAAAATAA